One Niabella beijingensis DNA window includes the following coding sequences:
- the queG gene encoding tRNA epoxyqueuosine(34) reductase QueG has translation MDPLLQHTRLVKDCSKELGFDYCGIAKAAPLDEDARRLEAWLSKGMHGNMHYMEHHFDLRVDPTKLVPGARSVITLLMNYFPSRQQQTDGPKISKYAYGDDYHEVIRARLNTLLQRLREQVGEINGRGFVDSAPVLERSWARKSGLGWVGKNGNLLVRGAGSFYFIATLITDLPLLYDDPYTADFCGTCTRCLDACPTGAILPGKVVDGSRCISYFTIELKEALIPDEMKGQFQDWIFGCDTCQDVCPWNRFSKPHQQEAFTPLPEILNLSTREWEHFSEEQFRQVFKHSPLKRTKLKGVQRNLKFIRE, from the coding sequence GTGGATCCGCTTCTTCAACATACACGGCTGGTAAAGGACTGCAGCAAAGAGCTGGGATTTGACTATTGCGGTATTGCAAAAGCGGCGCCGCTGGATGAGGACGCCCGCCGGCTGGAAGCCTGGCTGTCGAAAGGAATGCATGGCAACATGCACTATATGGAGCACCATTTCGACCTGAGGGTTGATCCTACCAAACTCGTTCCGGGTGCCCGGTCGGTCATCACATTGCTGATGAATTATTTCCCCTCCCGGCAACAACAAACGGATGGTCCGAAAATATCCAAATATGCCTATGGCGACGATTATCATGAAGTGATACGGGCGCGGCTCAACACGTTGCTGCAGCGGCTCCGGGAGCAGGTCGGCGAAATCAACGGACGCGGCTTTGTCGATTCCGCACCGGTATTGGAGCGTTCCTGGGCCCGGAAGAGCGGTCTGGGATGGGTTGGCAAAAACGGTAACCTGCTGGTTCGCGGGGCCGGATCTTTTTATTTTATCGCCACACTGATCACGGACCTGCCGCTGCTGTATGATGATCCCTACACCGCCGATTTTTGCGGAACCTGTACCCGGTGCCTCGACGCCTGCCCCACAGGTGCCATCCTGCCCGGTAAGGTGGTGGACGGCAGCCGGTGCATTTCTTATTTTACTATTGAATTGAAAGAGGCGCTGATCCCGGACGAAATGAAAGGGCAGTTCCAGGACTGGATCTTTGGCTGTGATACCTGCCAGGATGTTTGCCCCTGGAACCGGTTCAGCAAACCCCATCAGCAGGAGGCCTTTACCCCGCTTCCCGAGATCCTGAATTTATCCACCCGGGAATGGGAACATTTTTCGGAAGAACAGTTCCGCCAGGTTTTTAAACACTCGCCGCTAAAGCGCACCAAGCTAAAAGGTGTACAACGCAACCTGAAATTCATCAGGGAATAA
- a CDS encoding RNA polymerase sigma factor → MKEEEIAIIEGLRNGDTSAYTRIYDLYHGRLYAFVIRFVKLPELAEDVLQEVFLTLWRVKERIDSARSLQAYLYKIARNCVFKALKKNARQQEITERIKTMTDPLTCSNEEQLRWKEYEALLSDAIDCLPVQRKKVFRLCRDEGKTYDGVARELGISRNTVKEHMVLATRAIKLHMSKYVDFQPLILFVFLSFF, encoded by the coding sequence ATGAAAGAGGAAGAAATAGCAATCATCGAAGGTTTACGGAATGGTGATACATCGGCTTATACAAGGATATATGATCTGTATCACGGACGCCTTTATGCTTTTGTGATCCGGTTTGTAAAATTGCCGGAACTTGCCGAGGATGTGCTTCAGGAAGTGTTTCTTACCCTCTGGAGGGTAAAAGAGCGGATCGACAGTGCCCGGTCGCTGCAGGCTTACCTCTATAAAATAGCACGCAATTGCGTATTCAAGGCATTGAAAAAAAATGCACGGCAGCAGGAGATCACAGAACGCATTAAAACAATGACCGACCCGCTTACCTGTTCCAATGAAGAACAGTTGCGGTGGAAGGAATATGAAGCCCTTCTCTCCGATGCGATCGATTGTCTTCCGGTGCAACGCAAGAAGGTGTTCCGGCTTTGCCGTGACGAAGGAAAAACCTATGATGGCGTGGCCCGCGAGCTGGGCATCTCCCGGAATACGGTAAAGGAACATATGGTACTGGCCACCCGGGCCATTAAACTGCATATGAGCAAGTATGTCGATTTTCAGCCCCTGATCTTGTTTGTATTCTTATCATTTTTCTGA
- a CDS encoding FecR family protein, whose product MEKDIRYYEELMKRYVNDECSPEEIGELMTFIGSRRSNRTLLAEIYRQYHHPEVLKETVISEQQSSRIRELLLETAKAGNTAKRKGTIRRYLLAAAAVFLIGLGGYLLYQSTFAPAAGTVAVKKEILPGTERAVIGFSDGSAVQVDSSSRGVLYNKEGLVISRAADGLVEFHVSAIKDPASLQQLFTTFTTPVGGESRVVLPDGSKLWLNAGSTVRFPVLFPEKERVVQSAGEVYFEVAKDATRPFRVRSGNQLVEVLGTHFVVNTGADASVIRTTLLEGSIRLSGAGMTRVLKPGQESAFVKGKGAITVAHKNNPESSVAWKDGYFEFDSADFKTMEEQIRKWYDVEFVYDKLPDNLFYGKIERNVPLSRVLQMLEIVGNIHFKTEGRKIYVTE is encoded by the coding sequence ATGGAAAAGGATATCCGTTACTACGAGGAACTGATGAAGCGGTATGTAAATGACGAATGCTCTCCCGAGGAAATCGGAGAGCTGATGACATTTATCGGGAGCCGGCGCTCCAACCGGACATTGCTGGCTGAAATATACCGGCAATACCATCATCCGGAAGTACTAAAGGAAACGGTGATCTCCGAACAGCAAAGCAGCCGGATCCGGGAGTTGCTGCTGGAAACCGCCAAAGCGGGGAACACCGCGAAAAGGAAAGGAACTATAAGACGGTACCTGCTGGCTGCAGCAGCTGTTTTCCTGATAGGGCTGGGAGGGTATTTGTTGTACCAATCAACGTTTGCGCCCGCTGCGGGAACCGTTGCAGTAAAAAAAGAAATACTGCCGGGAACCGAACGGGCGGTGATCGGTTTTTCCGATGGATCGGCTGTTCAGGTCGATAGTTCCTCCAGGGGTGTTTTGTACAATAAGGAAGGGCTTGTTATTTCCCGGGCAGCAGATGGCCTGGTAGAATTTCATGTTTCGGCCATAAAGGATCCTGCGTCCCTGCAGCAGCTATTTACTACGTTTACCACACCTGTTGGCGGTGAATCGAGGGTAGTATTGCCGGATGGCTCAAAGCTCTGGCTCAATGCGGGCTCTACAGTACGGTTCCCGGTGTTGTTCCCGGAAAAAGAACGGGTGGTGCAGTCTGCCGGTGAGGTCTATTTTGAAGTGGCAAAAGATGCCACCAGGCCGTTCCGTGTGCGTTCCGGCAATCAGTTGGTGGAAGTATTGGGAACGCATTTCGTGGTCAATACCGGAGCAGATGCTTCGGTGATCCGGACAACGCTGCTGGAGGGGAGCATCCGGCTATCCGGCGCCGGTATGACCCGTGTACTGAAACCCGGTCAGGAGTCGGCATTTGTAAAAGGGAAGGGGGCTATTACCGTTGCCCATAAGAACAATCCGGAGTCCAGTGTAGCCTGGAAGGATGGCTATTTTGAATTTGATTCTGCAGACTTTAAAACCATGGAAGAGCAGATCCGCAAATGGTACGATGTGGAGTTTGTGTACGACAAGTTACCCGATAATCTTTTTTATGGCAAGATCGAAAGAAATGTACCACTTTCCCGGGTGCTGCAGATGCTGGAGATCGTAGGCAATATTCATTTTAAAACAGAAGGGAGAAAAATATATGTAACAGAATAA
- a CDS encoding TonB-dependent receptor — protein MKLTVLLVVVACLKVNASAWSQEITLKARNEPFKTVIEWIGRQSGYSILADVREIRNARNLSVNLKKMPLKEALDLCFADQPFTYQLMDRAILITSRKQQAAALSWVLNGKVINDKGEPIAGASVSVMGTSRGASTDLGGKFMIEVDAATDSLVITSVGYKGKTIAVGSARDITITLAPDVEQQKMNEVVVVGFGTQKKKDVVGAVTSVNPSDLKIPASNLTTALAGRVAGMIAFQRTGEPGRDNAEFFIRGVTTFGYKRDPLILIDGIELTPTDLARLQPDDIATFSILKDATSTAVYGARGANGVILVTTKKGVVGTAKISLRVENSVSAPTKTVELADPVTYMKLANEARATRGNIQLLYSQEKIERTAAAGANPYVYPQNDWINMLFKKYAVNQRYNLNVSGGGGVARYFVSGAFNKDNGVLKVDGRNNFNNNINLKSYTLRSNVDIDITKSTMLTVRLNGNFDDYTGPVPGGDQMYYSAMHANPVAYPAFFPPDSANMETRHILFGGTDQNGPFINPYADMVKGYRDYSRSLMLAQLELKQNLNSIVKGLTWNTMMNTNRTSFFDVNRFYNPYFYQVASYDRTTDKYILMPLNEAEGTEYLGYTEGPKTIETFFYMQSQLDYNRTFNTKHNISGLLVYMLNQRLNANAGSLQKSLPFRNVGVSGRATYGYDSRYYAEFNFGYNGSERFSQAKRFGFFPSAGLAWTVSNEKFFERLKNVVSNLKFRGTYGLVGNDAIGSPDDRFFYLSEVNMNSAQRAYRFGLLEYVPFNGILVNRYANPNISWETSVQQNYGVELELFNSLNFKADYFIQKRKNILMDRAYVPATMGLSAVNRANVGEASSKGIDASMDYKKTFGNDLWVSALGNFTYATSRYDVYEEPAYKDKYRSHIGQPIGRMYGYIAEKLFTDDAEAANAPRQNFIDGAMGGDIKYLDINNDGQISEADKAPIGYPTTPEINYGFGLSSGFKNFDVSFFFNGIARESFWINVAGFNSNGQYTGTMPFFRQTQLLKAYADSYWSEANQDVYAVMPRLSEKDDRTSIEQGNNTQPSTWWMRNGAFLRLKQVELGYTFPKSIQDKLKANNLRIYVNALNLLTFSKFKMWDPEMAGNGLGYPLQKVFNVGLNVTFH, from the coding sequence ATGAAATTAACCGTTTTGCTGGTGGTCGTCGCTTGTTTAAAGGTGAATGCATCGGCATGGTCGCAGGAGATCACCCTGAAGGCCCGGAATGAGCCGTTTAAGACGGTCATCGAATGGATCGGCCGGCAAAGCGGCTATTCCATTTTAGCAGATGTACGGGAGATCCGGAATGCCAGGAACCTGTCGGTTAATCTGAAAAAGATGCCCCTAAAAGAGGCGTTGGACCTGTGCTTTGCGGATCAGCCCTTTACTTACCAGTTAATGGACCGGGCCATCCTTATTACCAGCAGGAAGCAACAGGCGGCAGCGCTTTCCTGGGTATTGAACGGGAAAGTGATCAATGACAAAGGAGAGCCGATCGCCGGTGCATCCGTTTCCGTTATGGGTACCAGCCGTGGTGCTTCCACGGATCTCGGCGGGAAATTCATGATCGAAGTGGACGCAGCAACCGATTCGCTGGTGATTACTTCCGTTGGGTATAAGGGAAAAACGATTGCAGTAGGCAGTGCACGTGATATAACTATTACGCTGGCGCCGGATGTTGAACAGCAAAAAATGAATGAAGTAGTGGTGGTAGGCTTTGGTACACAAAAGAAGAAAGATGTGGTAGGAGCCGTTACTTCCGTAAATCCATCGGATCTGAAGATACCGGCCAGTAACCTTACAACCGCGCTGGCGGGGCGGGTAGCCGGTATGATCGCTTTTCAGCGTACGGGAGAGCCCGGCAGGGACAATGCCGAGTTTTTTATACGGGGCGTCACCACTTTCGGATATAAGCGGGATCCGCTGATCCTGATCGATGGGATTGAGCTTACCCCCACCGACCTGGCACGGCTGCAACCCGACGACATCGCCACCTTCTCCATATTAAAAGATGCGACCTCTACCGCGGTGTATGGCGCACGCGGAGCCAATGGCGTAATACTGGTAACCACCAAAAAAGGAGTTGTGGGAACAGCGAAGATCTCCCTGCGGGTGGAAAATTCGGTCTCTGCCCCCACTAAAACGGTTGAGCTGGCTGACCCGGTCACCTATATGAAGCTGGCGAATGAGGCCCGGGCTACAAGAGGTAATATACAATTGTTGTATTCACAGGAAAAAATAGAACGAACCGCCGCAGCCGGTGCCAATCCTTATGTCTACCCGCAGAATGACTGGATCAATATGCTGTTTAAGAAATACGCAGTAAACCAGCGCTATAACCTTAACGTGAGCGGAGGCGGGGGCGTAGCCAGGTATTTTGTATCCGGTGCTTTTAATAAAGATAACGGCGTGCTGAAGGTGGACGGGCGCAACAACTTTAATAATAATATCAATCTGAAAAGTTATACGCTCCGCTCCAATGTAGATATCGATATTACCAAATCCACCATGCTGACGGTGCGGCTCAACGGGAACTTTGATGATTATACAGGCCCTGTGCCTGGTGGTGACCAGATGTATTACAGCGCCATGCATGCCAACCCGGTGGCCTATCCGGCCTTCTTCCCCCCGGATTCCGCCAACATGGAAACCCGGCACATCCTGTTTGGGGGCACGGATCAGAATGGACCTTTCATTAACCCTTATGCAGATATGGTAAAAGGTTACAGGGATTATTCGAGATCCTTAATGCTGGCACAGCTGGAGCTAAAACAAAATCTTAATTCCATCGTTAAGGGGCTCACCTGGAACACCATGATGAATACGAACCGGACTTCTTTTTTTGATGTGAACCGCTTTTATAATCCCTATTTCTATCAGGTAGCCAGCTACGACCGGACAACGGATAAATATATTCTGATGCCGCTTAATGAAGCGGAAGGGACAGAGTACCTGGGTTATACGGAAGGTCCCAAAACGATTGAAACGTTTTTCTATATGCAGTCGCAGCTGGATTATAACCGGACTTTTAACACAAAACACAATATCAGCGGGCTGCTGGTGTATATGTTGAACCAGCGTTTAAATGCCAATGCCGGAAGTCTTCAGAAATCGCTGCCGTTCAGAAATGTCGGAGTATCGGGCCGGGCCACTTATGGCTATGACAGCAGGTATTATGCCGAGTTCAATTTCGGTTATAACGGTTCCGAACGTTTTTCGCAGGCTAAACGGTTTGGTTTTTTCCCATCCGCAGGTCTTGCATGGACGGTTTCCAATGAGAAATTTTTTGAACGGCTGAAGAATGTGGTGTCGAACCTGAAATTTAGGGGAACCTATGGCCTTGTAGGAAACGATGCCATCGGCAGTCCCGACGACCGGTTTTTCTATTTATCGGAAGTAAACATGAACAGCGCGCAAAGAGCTTACCGCTTTGGCCTTTTGGAATATGTGCCCTTCAATGGTATTCTGGTAAACCGGTATGCCAACCCCAACATTAGCTGGGAAACTTCGGTACAGCAAAACTACGGGGTTGAACTGGAGCTGTTCAACAGTTTGAATTTTAAAGCGGATTATTTTATTCAGAAAAGAAAAAATATCCTGATGGACAGGGCATATGTGCCGGCTACAATGGGACTTTCGGCGGTGAACAGGGCCAATGTGGGTGAGGCTTCTTCCAAAGGGATCGATGCTTCGATGGATTATAAGAAAACATTCGGTAATGACTTATGGGTATCCGCGCTTGGTAATTTTACTTATGCCACCAGCCGGTATGATGTGTATGAAGAACCGGCGTACAAGGATAAATACCGCTCGCATATAGGTCAGCCTATCGGCCGGATGTACGGTTATATTGCCGAAAAGTTGTTCACAGACGATGCCGAGGCTGCCAACGCTCCCAGGCAAAACTTTATTGATGGTGCCATGGGCGGCGATATTAAATATCTCGACATTAATAATGACGGGCAGATCTCGGAAGCCGATAAAGCGCCGATCGGCTATCCTACAACCCCCGAAATCAATTACGGCTTCGGGCTTTCCTCGGGCTTTAAAAATTTTGATGTATCCTTTTTCTTTAACGGTATTGCCCGGGAATCATTCTGGATCAATGTGGCGGGTTTCAACAGCAACGGCCAGTATACCGGTACCATGCCTTTTTTCAGGCAAACCCAATTGCTAAAAGCCTATGCAGACAGCTATTGGTCGGAAGCCAATCAGGATGTATACGCGGTGATGCCCCGGCTGAGCGAAAAAGATGACCGTACTTCTATTGAGCAGGGAAACAATACACAACCCAGTACCTGGTGGATGCGCAATGGCGCTTTTCTGAGGCTCAAACAGGTGGAGCTGGGTTATACCTTTCCTAAAAGCATCCAGGATAAATTGAAGGCCAATAATTTGAGGATTTATGTAAATGCACTGAACCTGCTGACCTTCAGTAAGTTTAAAATGTGGGATCCGGAAATGGCAGGCAACGGGTTGGGATACCCTCTGCAAAAAGTATTTAATGTGGGGCTGAACGTTACGTTTCACTAA
- a CDS encoding RagB/SusD family nutrient uptake outer membrane protein → MKFCSIKNIKQLYWTIGIASVVLSSCKQYLDIVPDNIATIDNAFATRTQAEKYLGTCYSYLLKDAEPNLNPALTGGDEMIPLQSRWSQFGRMFNITRGNQNFVSPIGQEYWESYYKAIRDCNIFLENARKVPSVPPNMKTYWIAEVKFLKAWYHFCLVRMYGPVPLIKQNLPVDAPIEQVKAERNTVEECFSYIVSLLDEAKDSLPDAITNQDQLGRISKPIAYAVKAKVMVTAASPLYNGNTDASTLKNNDGTQLFNQTTDPAKWTAAVAACKEAIDICTELGYTLHTVPAVYKNVTLTNTMRIQLGIRTALTERWNDEIIWGNTQSWANGIQFYTPPKWDPAFPDNTVMLNALDAPIKIAEQFYTKNGVPIEEDKTYNYDQRYTLRTATAAEGLMVRQGYTTATLNFDREQRFYASLGFDGGIWYGQGRFDDSKPLDLYYISSKRGQVHGLSSPAYGPVTGYAIKKVVHFENTMDHTTRYSYVNYPWPLIRLADLYLLYAEALNEANGPGAEAYQYVNLIRERAGLPTIETAWTNFSKNAAKYTTKDGLRSIIHKERNLELMFEGHRFWDLRRWKEGIQEYNAPLRGWDISQSVAAAYYNPVTLYNQRFSLKDYFWPISEEELTRNTNLKQNIGW, encoded by the coding sequence ATGAAATTCTGCAGCATAAAAAATATAAAGCAATTATACTGGACGATAGGTATTGCATCGGTGGTACTTTCTTCCTGTAAACAATACCTTGACATAGTGCCGGACAATATCGCAACAATAGACAATGCTTTTGCGACCCGCACACAGGCCGAAAAATACCTGGGGACCTGCTATTCATACCTGTTAAAAGATGCAGAACCGAATTTAAACCCCGCCTTAACAGGGGGCGATGAGATGATCCCACTGCAAAGCCGCTGGAGTCAGTTCGGGCGGATGTTCAATATTACGCGCGGCAACCAGAACTTTGTATCACCCATAGGGCAGGAGTATTGGGAGTCCTATTACAAGGCCATCAGGGACTGTAATATTTTTTTGGAAAATGCCCGGAAAGTGCCCAGCGTACCTCCCAATATGAAAACCTACTGGATCGCGGAAGTGAAATTCCTGAAAGCCTGGTATCATTTCTGTTTGGTGCGCATGTATGGCCCCGTGCCCCTTATTAAACAAAACCTTCCGGTAGACGCTCCGATTGAGCAGGTAAAAGCAGAGAGGAACACTGTAGAGGAATGTTTCAGCTATATTGTATCCTTACTGGATGAGGCCAAGGATTCGCTGCCCGATGCCATTACCAACCAGGATCAGCTGGGTCGTATTTCCAAGCCGATCGCCTATGCGGTAAAAGCCAAAGTGATGGTAACGGCTGCCAGTCCTTTATACAATGGCAACACGGATGCGTCCACACTTAAGAATAACGATGGCACCCAGCTTTTTAATCAAACAACAGATCCTGCGAAATGGACCGCTGCTGTTGCAGCCTGCAAAGAGGCGATTGATATTTGTACGGAACTGGGATATACCTTACATACCGTGCCGGCTGTTTATAAAAATGTAACCCTTACAAATACCATGCGCATTCAATTGGGCATCAGAACAGCGCTTACCGAAAGATGGAACGACGAAATCATATGGGGCAATACGCAAAGCTGGGCAAACGGTATCCAATTTTATACACCGCCCAAGTGGGATCCCGCCTTTCCCGATAATACAGTGATGTTGAATGCACTGGATGCGCCCATTAAAATTGCAGAACAGTTTTATACGAAGAACGGGGTGCCTATTGAGGAAGATAAAACCTACAACTATGACCAGCGTTATACGTTAAGAACCGCCACGGCTGCCGAAGGGCTGATGGTACGGCAGGGTTATACCACGGCAACGCTTAATTTCGATCGGGAACAGCGCTTCTATGCCAGCCTGGGCTTTGACGGCGGCATCTGGTACGGACAGGGCCGGTTTGACGACAGTAAGCCGCTGGATCTTTATTACATTTCTTCAAAACGCGGCCAGGTGCACGGGCTCAGCAGCCCCGCCTATGGCCCTGTTACCGGGTATGCCATTAAAAAAGTGGTCCATTTTGAAAATACGATGGATCATACCACCCGGTACTCCTACGTAAATTATCCCTGGCCGCTCATCCGCCTGGCGGATCTTTACCTGTTATATGCTGAAGCCTTAAACGAAGCAAACGGACCCGGCGCCGAAGCCTATCAGTACGTAAACCTGATACGTGAACGGGCGGGCCTACCCACAATTGAAACGGCATGGACAAATTTTTCAAAAAATGCTGCAAAATATACAACAAAGGACGGTCTGCGCAGCATCATTCATAAAGAGCGCAACCTGGAGCTTATGTTTGAAGGGCATCGTTTCTGGGACCTCAGGCGCTGGAAGGAAGGTATACAGGAGTATAATGCACCTTTACGCGGCTGGGACATAAGCCAGAGCGTGGCTGCTGCTTATTACAACCCGGTTACCTTATATAATCAACGATTCAGTCTGAAAGATTATTTCTGGCCTATATCAGAAGAGGAACTCACACGCAATACAAACCTCAAACAAAATATCGGGTGGTAA
- a CDS encoding DUF5000 domain-containing lipoprotein has protein sequence MKNLLKIGLMVMPVLLFSRCGKEPIYNYTDGNAPPPAQVTDIKVKPTPGGGIITYKLPVDASLSYIKAVYEIQPGIKAETKSSVFKDTLVVSGFGDVSPRQIAIYSVGKNEKESAPLTVDLVPLTPPVMLVQQSLSLEPTFGGVRLRFKNPTRANLAFTLLYDTTGSGAYKEISSYYSALDSGTFSARGFDTVSKRFAVYVRDRWNNRSPQVEEVIKPLFEQFIPKNTWKAMYLPTDTYQYVESFDLPHVYDGLWGIGNYNIFATVHTLQIPQWFTIDLGKTVTASRMKVMHYHESPYAGASVKQFEIWGSNNPPANGSWDDWKLLGSFEFIKPSGLPQGQITEEDRSYSVVNGGDFEFTGDQGAFRYIRFKTIATYSSSGPIGQIVVPEISFWGKIEQ, from the coding sequence ATGAAAAATTTGCTGAAAATTGGTTTAATGGTAATGCCCGTCCTCCTGTTTTCCCGCTGTGGCAAAGAACCCATTTATAATTATACCGATGGCAATGCGCCACCTCCTGCACAGGTTACCGATATAAAGGTGAAGCCCACACCGGGGGGCGGTATTATTACCTACAAGCTGCCGGTGGATGCCAGTCTTTCTTATATAAAAGCTGTATACGAAATACAGCCGGGCATAAAAGCAGAAACGAAATCATCCGTTTTTAAAGACACGCTTGTTGTTTCGGGTTTTGGGGATGTAAGCCCGCGGCAGATAGCGATCTACAGCGTTGGAAAAAATGAGAAAGAGTCGGCTCCCCTGACCGTTGATCTGGTGCCCCTTACACCTCCGGTAATGCTGGTGCAGCAATCCCTTAGCCTGGAGCCCACTTTCGGCGGTGTGCGGTTGAGATTTAAAAATCCCACCCGTGCGAATCTTGCCTTTACCTTATTGTATGACACTACAGGAAGCGGGGCCTATAAAGAAATCAGTTCCTATTACAGCGCACTTGATTCGGGGACCTTTTCGGCAAGGGGATTTGATACGGTTTCAAAAAGGTTTGCAGTATATGTCCGGGACAGGTGGAATAACCGGTCGCCGCAGGTGGAGGAGGTTATAAAGCCTTTGTTTGAACAGTTTATTCCCAAGAATACCTGGAAGGCGATGTACCTGCCTACGGATACCTACCAGTATGTGGAGTCCTTTGACCTTCCGCATGTATACGATGGCCTCTGGGGAATCGGGAACTATAATATTTTCGCTACCGTACATACTTTGCAGATACCGCAATGGTTCACGATCGACCTGGGTAAAACCGTTACCGCCAGCCGTATGAAAGTGATGCATTATCATGAATCGCCTTATGCCGGCGCCAGCGTTAAACAGTTTGAGATCTGGGGATCCAATAACCCGCCGGCCAACGGCAGCTGGGACGACTGGAAGCTGCTGGGTAGTTTTGAGTTTATCAAACCTTCCGGGTTGCCGCAGGGCCAGATTACGGAAGAAGACCGGAGCTATTCCGTAGTAAATGGCGGCGATTTTGAATTTACCGGCGATCAGGGCGCTTTCCGGTACATCCGGTTCAAAACCATTGCCACCTATTCCAGCTCGGGGCCTATCGGTCAGATAGTCGTTCCCGAGATCAGTTTCTGGGGGAAAATAGAGCAATAA
- a CDS encoding DUF4998 domain-containing protein, whose amino-acid sequence MKQSFLYILLIALGCSKMDDSYKNLIEPGGRVYVEKAKAVVRPGYKKVEIVWPRASDPNVSSAKVYWNNYSDSVSINISPGEDTVHVPVTGLQEQFYTFIVKTFDKNGNSSVPVEVNGRAYGDTYLAALTNRFISSAAVWAGILTINWGAAAVYNGEVGLQLIYKDTTGVQQKLFISNTQTASVISDFAADTRFEYRSLFLADSNAVDTIYKAYSLVSDIKLDKTKWSVVAFSDQHDEPGGGAAAVIDGTFTTRWHTQANPTAAPYPHWVIVDMKSEHSFTRFGVERTNKDAPAGDPRGPNTFQVQISKDNITWTDLGIFNFNRLADGEQFFPITSTATGRYFKFTGLTGEGPYMVLGEISAYGL is encoded by the coding sequence ATGAAGCAATCATTTTTATATATCCTGCTCATCGCATTGGGTTGTTCAAAAATGGACGACAGCTATAAAAACCTTATAGAACCGGGAGGCAGGGTGTACGTAGAAAAAGCAAAGGCGGTAGTACGACCCGGCTATAAAAAAGTAGAGATTGTATGGCCACGTGCCTCCGATCCTAATGTAAGCAGCGCGAAAGTATACTGGAACAATTACAGCGATTCTGTTTCAATAAATATCTCGCCCGGAGAAGATACGGTTCATGTGCCGGTTACCGGATTACAGGAACAGTTTTACACATTTATCGTTAAAACCTTTGACAAAAACGGTAACAGTTCCGTACCGGTGGAAGTGAACGGGCGTGCCTACGGGGATACTTACCTGGCGGCATTGACAAACCGTTTTATATCATCGGCCGCAGTGTGGGCAGGCATCTTAACCATTAACTGGGGGGCTGCTGCTGTTTATAACGGAGAAGTAGGGTTGCAGCTGATCTATAAAGATACCACCGGTGTTCAGCAAAAACTTTTCATCAGCAATACACAAACGGCAAGTGTGATCAGTGATTTTGCGGCAGATACCAGATTTGAGTATCGTTCTTTGTTTCTGGCAGATTCCAATGCTGTTGATACGATTTATAAGGCGTATAGTTTGGTCAGCGATATAAAACTTGATAAAACAAAATGGAGCGTTGTCGCATTTTCTGACCAGCATGATGAGCCCGGCGGTGGCGCCGCTGCCGTGATTGACGGCACTTTTACTACCCGGTGGCACACACAGGCTAATCCCACTGCCGCACCCTATCCGCATTGGGTGATTGTCGATATGAAATCTGAGCACAGCTTTACACGGTTTGGCGTTGAGCGGACGAATAAAGACGCACCAGCAGGCGATCCCCGGGGGCCCAATACGTTTCAGGTACAGATCAGTAAAGACAATATTACCTGGACGGATCTGGGCATATTTAATTTTAACAGGCTGGCAGATGGGGAACAATTTTTTCCCATTACGTCAACCGCTACGGGCAGGTATTTTAAATTTACAGGACTTACCGGTGAAGGGCCTTATATGGTATTGGGTGAGATAAGCGCTTACGGTCTTTAA